DNA from Paraphotobacterium marinum:
CAAAGCACAAAACCATTAACCTAGAGTTACTTCACAATTATTAAGGGAAATCTTTATTTTGCTTCAGTAATTTTTGGTTGAATGAATTTTTTACTAACGTCGACTACAGCTATATCTTTAATATATTGTCTTCCAAGAAGCATGGGAAATTCTAAATGAGAACGATCTGTCAACGTAAATTCAACCTTTTCTTTTGAGTCTCCAATTTGTATCCATAAGTCTACTACTGGTCTTCTTTGTTTACCCGAAGCTGAGGATTGTTTAATTTTAACCCATCGTGCAACAGGAGCTTCTATTTTGGATTTTGCATTATCTTTCAATACATTAAATGAAACCCAATTTTTACCGTCTCTTTCAAAAGTAGTAAGATTTAATGCATTTAAAGATGATGTTTTTGCGCCTGAATCGACTCTAGCTTTCAAATAAACTTTAATATCTCTCAACCAAACCCACTCAACTTGACCTAGTATAATTTTATTATCTAATTTTAAAGTTTTGGTGGTATTACCAATAGCTCGTGTTTCCTTTTTTTGCGAAGCTAAATTAGTGTTTGATTTAAAAATTTTTTGATTCTTATCTATATTCCGATTCAGTTGATTAACTTTATTATTTAATACATTTATTTTTGTTGTTTGGGTATCAATCTTACTATTTAGAGCTGAAAGTTTTTCATTTAACTTGTTATTTTGTTGAGTAATTTGATCGATGTTGCTTTGATTTGAACAACTTGCCAAGATGGATGAAGATATTAGAGCTAAAGCTATACTTATCTTGTTAATATTCATTTATTTTTGTCCCAAAAGGTTTCATTTATTATCAATTATATGTATTTAATTAAAAAACTAGATATTTCATTTCTAAATTTAGTAATGAACTTAGCAATATACTAGTAAATTTTATCATTAAGTAAGCTAAATAACTACTTTATAATTGTGATTAAAAATATTTAGTTTCAAACTTGCAGGATTTTTTATATAAGCTGCGTGAAAAGTTAAGGTCTATTTGCTGTTATTATTACCCTTCTTGGAGGGGGATAACCTTCAACTGTTAAATTTTGATTGGAATTTAAAAATGAATCTAAGGAATTGTATTTCATCCAATCTGTTTGTCTCTGTTCCTCAATGGTTGTGTCACTTTCATTGACAATTTTAATATTAGTAAATTTACACTTTTCTAACCAGACCACTAATGCTTTTGAGGATGGAAAAAAATATACATTTCTCATTTGTGCGTATCTTCCTTTAGGAACAAGAACAGTTGTCTCATCACCTGGTACAACCATAGTTTCAAGAACCAATTCACCTCCTGGCCTTAACTGGTCACGAAGTTGGGATAAATGTTCAATAGGCGAGACTCTATGATAAAGTACTCCCATGCTGAAGACAGTATCAAAACAATTAGCAGGTGGTATTTTTTCAAAAGGCAGTGGTATAAAATAAATATCATTATTGATACCAAGAAGTTTTTTTGAAGCATTAAATTGTGAAAAAAATAATTGAGAAGGGTCTACGCCAATAATTGATCTAGCTTCTTCTCCAAGCATACGCCACATATAATATCCGTTACCACAGCCAACATCTAATACTTTTCTATTTTTGAGAGGAGCTATATGTCGAATAATTCGCTTCCATTTCCAATCAGATCTCCATTCTGTATTAATTTTGATAGGTCCAAATGTAAAAGGCCCTTTTCTCCAGGGGCTGAGTTTTTTTAATAAAGATTCTAGCTTTAAGATGTCTTCTTTGTTAATACATTCAC
Protein-coding regions in this window:
- a CDS encoding putative ATP-dependent zinc protease, giving the protein MNINKISIALALISSSILASCSNQSNIDQITQQNNKLNEKLSALNSKIDTQTTKINVLNNKVNQLNRNIDKNQKIFKSNTNLASQKKETRAIGNTTKTLKLDNKIILGQVEWVWLRDIKVYLKARVDSGAKTSSLNALNLTTFERDGKNWVSFNVLKDNAKSKIEAPVARWVKIKQSSASGKQRRPVVDLWIQIGDSKEKVEFTLTDRSHLEFPMLLGRQYIKDIAVVDVSKKFIQPKITEAK
- the cmoB gene encoding tRNA 5-methoxyuridine(34)/uridine 5-oxyacetic acid(34) synthase CmoB, whose translation is MQYFKSFYNYILNEKELSVWIKDIPSLLIHWEETKNSDFESWKKIIKKIPIIQSPLTELKNQVALTNLSECINKEDILKLESLLKKLSPWRKGPFTFGPIKINTEWRSDWKWKRIIRHIAPLKNRKVLDVGCGNGYYMWRMLGEEARSIIGVDPSQLFFSQFNASKKLLGINNDIYFIPLPFEKIPPANCFDTVFSMGVLYHRVSPIEHLSQLRDQLRPGGELVLETMVVPGDETTVLVPKGRYAQMRNVYFFPSSKALVVWLEKCKFTNIKIVNESDTTIEEQRQTDWMKYNSLDSFLNSNQNLTVEGYPPPRRVIITANRP